The following nucleotide sequence is from Tardiphaga sp. 709.
GGGCCATCAGCGCATCGCAGATCGTTCGGCCCGTATTGCTGTGCGCGACGCGCTTGCCAGCGCGTAATGAGAGGCCGTGATCGTCAAACCCCGCGGGTTCAGCGACGATGATCGAAGTCTCCGGGAAACGCGCCTTCACAGCGGTCGCGATGCCACCGATCAGGCCGCCACCGGACGCTTGCGCAGACACGATGTCCGGCGCGATGCCCAAAGCGGCCATATCCTCGGCGATCTCGCGGCCGACGGTGCCCTGCCCGGCCATCACGAACGGATCGTCATAGGGCGGCACGACCGTGGCGCCGCTCTTGCCGGCGATATCGCGCGCGATGGCTTCGCGGTCTTCCTTGTCGCGGTCATAGAGCACGACTTCGGCGCCATAGCCTCTGGTGCGCTCGACCTTCGACACCGGCGCATCGGACGGCATCACGATGGTCGCCTTCATGCCAAGGATCTGCGCCGCGGCGGCAACGCCCTGCGCATGATTGCCGGAGGAGAATGCGACGACGCCCCTGCCGCGCTCACCCTCGGGGATCGAGGAAATCTTGTTGAAGGCACCGCGAAACTTGAACGACCCGGTTCGCTGCAGCACTTCAGGCTTCAGGAACACTTTCGCGCCGGTCTGCGCATCGAGCGCAGGCGAGCGGAGCAATGGCGTGCGCGCCGCATAGGGGGCGATGACGCGCGCGGCGGCATCGATATCGGCGGATGTGATCGGCATCGAGGTGTTTGTCATGCGCGCATTTTATCGCGCGGCACAACCAGCGGGCAAGCTATACCAATCGCAGATCAGGCAGCGAAACGCGGATGCTTCGCTGCGGACGGTGCACGGGCGGCGATTTCGGCCCGCACATGGCTGATATTGTTAACGAAAGCGCGTGCCGACGCTTCCCAGGTGTGACCGGCAGCAAAGCTGAGACAATCCTGCGGCGAAATCTCGAGCGCCTTGAGACAGGCCTGCCGCAAGTCATCCGACAACACACCGACTGGCGACGCGCCGATCACGTCCTTCGGACCCGTTACCGGGAAGGCAGCCACGGGCACGCCGCTCGCCAGCGCCTCGAGCAGCACGAGACCATAGGTGTCGGTCTTGCTCGGAAACACGAAGACATCGGCTGAAGCATAGGCAACGGCCAGAGCCTCGCCCTGCAGCGCGCCCGTGAACAGTGCCTCGGGATATTTCGCTTCGAGCGCGGCACGCGCCGGACCATCGCCGACCACGACCTTCGTACCCGGCAGGTCGAGATCGAGGAAAGCTTCGAGGTTCTTCTCGACGGCGACGCGGCCGACTGAGAGGAAAATCGGCTTCGGCTTGCCGAGATCGACCTGGCGCGGATGAAACAGATTGGCGTCGACGCCGCGCGGCCACAGCACGACACTACGGAAGCCGCGGTCACGTAGCTCGCTCGCCAGCGCCGGCGTAGCCGCCATCACGGCAGAGCTGGCGCCATGGAAGCGGCGCAGGCCGGCCCAGACCCAGGATTCCGGAATCGGAAAACGCGCCGAGATATATTCGGGAAAGCGCGTGTGAAAACTGGTGGTGAAGGGAATGTTGCGACGGCGGCAATAAGCGCGCGCAGAAAATCCGATCGGGCCTTCAGTGGCGATGTGGATGTTGTCGGGCTTCGCCTCGTCGATCAGTTGCGCGATCTTGCGGCGGCTCGGAATCGCGACGCGCAAATCAGCGTAACTCGGTAGCCCGACCGTACGAAACGATTCCGGCGTGAGAAAACTCACATCGACGCCAAAGCCCTTCGCCGCCTCCGCCATCATCGTCAGCGTCCGCACGACACCGTTGACTTGGGGATGCCAGGCATCGGTAGCGACGAGAATGCGCATCAATCCGCCATCCTTCAAGCCGCCTTGGCCGGTGCAAGCGCCGGCACGGGCATGCCGCGGCGGACCGGATCGGTCCAGGTAATGATCTCGAAGCGGCCATCCTCGTGTTCGACCAGCGCCGTACAGCTTTCGACCCAATCACCGCAATTCATGTAGCGGATGCCATGCTCGTCGCGGATCGTCGCGTAGTGGATGTGGCCGCAGATCACGCCATCAGCGCCGTGGCGCCGCGCCTCACCGGCCAGCGTCTCTTCGAACGCGCCGATATAGTTGACGGCGTTCTTCACCTTCATCTTGGCCCATTTCGACAGCGACCAGTAAGGGAAGCCGAACAATTTGCGCAGCGCATTGACCAGGCGATTCATCTGGATCGCGAAGTCATAGGCCTTGTCGCCGAGATGGGCGAGCCAGCGCGCGTTCTGCACCACTAGGTCGAAAATATCGCCATGGATGACGAGATATTTCTTGCCGTCCGCGCCTTCATGCGTCGCGGTCTCGACAACCTCGATACCGCCGAAATGCGTGCCGTAATAGCTGCGCAGGAATTCGTCGTGATTGCCGGGAATGTAAACGACCTTGGCGCCCTTGCGCACCTTGCGCAGCATCTTCTGGACGAAGTCGTTATGAGACTGCGGCCAGTGCCAGCCGGATTTCAGCGCCCAGCCATCGACGATGTCGCCAACGAGATAGATGGTATCGGCATCATGGGTACGGAGGAAGTCCAGCAGCCGGTCAGCCTGCGATCCGCGGGCGCCAAGGTGGACGTCGGAGATAAACAAGGTGCGAAAGCGCTTTTCGTTGCCTTCACTCATCACGTCTCTTTCCATGTCGAGCAGCTAACTGATTTGCATGACACGGCGATGACGATTTACGCCGCCAGCGCCGCCGCGGTTCGCTCAAAAGTAACCAATGTGTAGATGCCGAACGGCGCCACCTTGCGGCGTTCGATGAGGATCGATTCAGCATTCGCTTGCGACCACGCCTGCAGCCGCGCGAACGGGAATTCCGGGCGCAAACCGAAGGAACGGGTCTTCACGGCGGCCCAGCGCTCAACGGCGGCTGCCAGACCAGTCTCCGAATACAGATGATTGACGAGAATGATGCGTCCGCCCGGCTTCACCACCCGGTGGCACTCGGACAACACCTGCTCGGGATTCTCGACCAGCGTAATCACAAACTGCGCGACGACACAGTCGAAGGTCGCGTCTGCAAAGCTCATCGCATGGGCATCCATCTCCCTGATGTCCTTGACCCATGGATAGCGGCCGGTCGCCATCTTGGCGCGCGCCTTGGCAAGCATGGGCGCGCTCAGATCGATACCGGTGATCTCGGTTGTCGCATCATAGTCATCGAATGACAGGCCCGTGCCGACGCCGACTTCAAGCACCTTGCCGCCCACAGCACGCGCCGCTTCCGCAGCCGCGCGCCGGCCCTTCAGCATCACCGGACCGCACACCGCATCATAGATCGGAGCCCAGCGCGCATAGGCCGTTTCAACAATGGATTTTTCGAGATCCAGCGTCGTCATCGAAGGTTCCGTCCAGCGTGTCCGGAAGAATCGGACAACCCATTTGCTGTTCGGCTGATATCAAGCCGGGATGACAGATCGACGACAGAGTGTCGCATGAGAGGTACCGCTGGATACGCCAGAGGACCGCCAAAGGGACTACCGTAACCGATATGTACCCGCAGAGCGGCTGCAGCGCGTGGCTCGTGAATCCGGCGCTAACGCGCGCGGAATTTGCAAGACGAAGCCCTTCCTGAACGCGTTCCGAAACGCCTGGCCGCCTTTTCGCGGCGCCTTAAGCGAAAATAACGCTGCTCTGACGCCTGACTGACGTCGGCGACGACGTCGACAGGCTTCAATGGCTGTCACACAGCGATGTACCGGGATATCCCGGTCGCAAAAATCGGAGCACCACCATGCGCGCCTACGCACAGTTTGTATCAGGCGACGATCATCTGCGTCTTGGTGCGATCTTCAGCCTGCCTGCCACGTGGCGGCAGCGAGCCCGCTTCAGGGCAGAGTTGCGCGCGGATATCAGAGACAGGCCCGATTTTCTCTGCGATATCGGCATCGGCCTGTACGAAGCGCATGCCGAAGCGTCACGGTTTTTCTGGGAGCCTTGGCTACTGAAGCGCCGCTAACCCAAAATCATAATCCAATTGTTGCGGCGGACCTGCGCTCGACCAGGAGCGTGAGTATCGATGTCTCCGAGACTCACCAGAAGATCAAGAATCTTCGGGTGGAGCATTTCCATGACACGACATTCGTCCTTTTCAACGGCGGTTAATCGGACGATCGTGCAAACAGACATTGTATTTCACTGGGAAACGCGCTGGATCATAGATACGATCTATGACCTGTGGGGGACGGCGCATTGGACAAGCTCACTCTGAACGATCCGCTATTCGCTACCTACGTCATTGCTGCGAGTCTGACGATCCTCAAGGCTGTGGCGATGTCGTGGCTGACTGTAGTCCGTATGGTCGACGTCAA
It contains:
- a CDS encoding threonine/serine dehydratase, yielding MTNTSMPITSADIDAAARVIAPYAARTPLLRSPALDAQTGAKVFLKPEVLQRTGSFKFRGAFNKISSIPEGERGRGVVAFSSGNHAQGVAAAAQILGMKATIVMPSDAPVSKVERTRGYGAEVVLYDRDKEDREAIARDIAGKSGATVVPPYDDPFVMAGQGTVGREIAEDMAALGIAPDIVSAQASGGGLIGGIATAVKARFPETSIIVAEPAGFDDHGLSLRAGKRVAHSNTGRTICDALMALTPGEITFAVNQHLLAGAVTATDDEVGKAMAFAFRDLKLVVEPGGAVALAALMHGRFDARGKTVVIVLSGGNVDADLYARIINA
- a CDS encoding glycosyltransferase family 1 protein, with the translated sequence MRILVATDAWHPQVNGVVRTLTMMAEAAKGFGVDVSFLTPESFRTVGLPSYADLRVAIPSRRKIAQLIDEAKPDNIHIATEGPIGFSARAYCRRRNIPFTTSFHTRFPEYISARFPIPESWVWAGLRRFHGASSAVMAATPALASELRDRGFRSVVLWPRGVDANLFHPRQVDLGKPKPIFLSVGRVAVEKNLEAFLDLDLPGTKVVVGDGPARAALEAKYPEALFTGALQGEALAVAYASADVFVFPSKTDTYGLVLLEALASGVPVAAFPVTGPKDVIGASPVGVLSDDLRQACLKALEISPQDCLSFAAGHTWEASARAFVNNISHVRAEIAARAPSAAKHPRFAA
- a CDS encoding UDP-2,3-diacylglucosamine diphosphatase, which encodes MSEGNEKRFRTLFISDVHLGARGSQADRLLDFLRTHDADTIYLVGDIVDGWALKSGWHWPQSHNDFVQKMLRKVRKGAKVVYIPGNHDEFLRSYYGTHFGGIEVVETATHEGADGKKYLVIHGDIFDLVVQNARWLAHLGDKAYDFAIQMNRLVNALRKLFGFPYWSLSKWAKMKVKNAVNYIGAFEETLAGEARRHGADGVICGHIHYATIRDEHGIRYMNCGDWVESCTALVEHEDGRFEIITWTDPVRRGMPVPALAPAKAA
- a CDS encoding class I SAM-dependent methyltransferase, producing MTTLDLEKSIVETAYARWAPIYDAVCGPVMLKGRRAAAEAARAVGGKVLEVGVGTGLSFDDYDATTEITGIDLSAPMLAKARAKMATGRYPWVKDIREMDAHAMSFADATFDCVVAQFVITLVENPEQVLSECHRVVKPGGRIILVNHLYSETGLAAAVERWAAVKTRSFGLRPEFPFARLQAWSQANAESILIERRKVAPFGIYTLVTFERTAAALAA
- a CDS encoding DUF1127 domain-containing protein, whose product is MRAYAQFVSGDDHLRLGAIFSLPATWRQRARFRAELRADIRDRPDFLCDIGIGLYEAHAEASRFFWEPWLLKRR